A genomic region of Prunus dulcis unplaced genomic scaffold, ALMONDv2, whole genome shotgun sequence contains the following coding sequences:
- the LOC117613554 gene encoding uncharacterized protein LOC117613554, with translation MLLGGDIGESTEGTQLEFSIVDIDLDQHTAVLSKLNIWLNLNGKASAQGVQLRKRKRIIPKWKIIEASELVPTTGARLRGLKMLDPLKAIPHDDLVNLLKLCWEWRQDPNLVMQFGNVEAEIEFLASLVKADGWLKGDHLDLGLYLMRKRQQQLEEVEIADWTTTYVFFYESHKYLLCGE, from the exons ATGTTGCTTGGGGGTGACATTGGCGAGAGCACGGAGGGGACACAGCTTGAGTTTAGTATCGTGGACATTGATTTGGATCAACACACAGCTGTGTTATCTAAGTTGAACATCTGGTTGAATCTTAACGGTAAAGCTTCCGCACAAGGGGTCCAattaaggaaaaggaagaggatcatTCCGAAGTGGAAGATCATTGAAGCCAGTGAATTGGTTCCAACAACTGGGGCACGTTTAAGGGGATTAAAGATGTTAGACCCACTGAAGGCGATTCCCCATGATGATCTGGTGAATTTGCTGAAACTTTGTTGGGAATGGCGCCAGGACCCAAA TTTGGTGATGCAATTTGGAAACGTGGAAGCTGAGATTGAATTCTTGGCTTCCCTCGTGaaagctgatggttggctgaaaGGAGAT CACCTTGATTTGGGGTTGTATCTCATGCGGAAGCGACAACAACAGTTGGAGGAAGTTGAAATAGCTGACTGGACAACgacatatgtttttttttatg AATCACATAAGTACTTGCTTTGCGgagaataa